A window of Rhinolophus ferrumequinum isolate MPI-CBG mRhiFer1 chromosome 23, mRhiFer1_v1.p, whole genome shotgun sequence genomic DNA:
attttattctgaaattccAAGTGATTGGAATGGctagtaaataagaaaaatctgtCTTGTCATAATAATATGCTAAATTTTTGTAACAGATATTTGTAATttgcacatgtatgtatgtatgtatgtatgtggttATTTGTAAAGCTGAAGCAAGACCAGTATGTTAGGACTAAGTCCTAACAAAGTGGAAAAATATGCTAAAGCAAGCTTCTTTAGATCTTATGAAATATGTCAGTGAACTTAATGGCAAATCCtatccattttctccttccctaCCCTCAGGTTCTGTGTATAAGgtaaaacatgtattttagaTGTTTTGTTGCATAGGATTATTTCAGTCTTACCCTTCTAAAATTCACCAAAGTTTTAGGTGATTGGAgtggatttttcattttggtaTCCTGCATTCAGTTGCCAGCTGACATTTAGAACACAGGAATGAGTACGTTTCATGGACTACAGTAATGCCTTTATTAAATTATTGTGCTCTTTACAAAGTGAATTGTGGAAAACAAAAGTACTTCAGTTCTCAGTTTCTGTTTACCTTGCCTATTTGAAGGAAGAGGTGTAACGGCAAGAGTGTGAAGTTCTGGCTTCAGCCTGAATTTCTATATACTTTTCTTTAGTGTTGGGTGAGATGGGGCTTCCCCTTTGAGTACAGAAATTCACAAATTTATGTCTAGGTTGATTTTGTGCTTTAAATTGAACATGTAAACCTTGAACTAGGCATTTCCCAAATTCAGCTGGGCCTTTCAACTTTTCCTTGTGGAATGAGATGTTTCCTCCTTGTTACAGTTATTTCTGGCAATCCTGTAGAAATTTCTGAGAGTAGACCTAGTATGTTCCCTTTTGGCTTAACAGGCTGAACCTGAACTTGTTCCTCTTCAGATGGACATAAGGTACCTTCTTGGGTCTGGAAGAAAAGAGGCTAAGGAACCTGTTTCCCTTACCTTTAAGGCACATAGTCCTGTCCCACAccagatttttttaattggaatctCCAGTAGGGGATCATCTGTTTATCACAAGTACTTAAACTAGAAAATTACCCTGGTTCTTTGTTTCAGAGTGTCATACCTgtacatttagaaataaatattgtaaaaaatcATGTTCTTCCTCATTGAGCATAGCCTTTACTTAAAGCAAGCTTTTTTCTGTTTCACATTTACTTTTGTGACCCATTTAAAACTACTAGATGTGGCTTTTAAATAAAGAGTTTGAAAATTCTTTAGACTTCATTAGGATTGATTTTTACAATATGAAAGATTAACACAATGCTCTGGGCTTTTGAGAGTGCCGTTTATGACATTTGCATAGTTTTTTGTGGCAAAACAATCTCACTgttttttagtaatttgagtaGTTGTCTAGAAAATGTTTTGCTTGTCCTTTAGGAAAGTTTGGAGTAACACTAAAAgttttaattgttttactttttggtGATGATATTAAACTAAATATTCTGATGTTATCTTGATCTTGAAAGATAGTTAAAAATGATCATCATTCTAATAGTCTTCGGTTGGTAATCTTAATACCTAATAGTGACAATTTTCTTCTGCTCTGTTtctctgaataaaaaaaaaaaaatgacctttagCATATAGTTGTCTAATTTGGTCATATACATTGCTTGTGAATGGTTTATAACTTCACCAGTTTGGGGAAAATTGCAGTGAAAGATAAGTGACCTGTTTTTACTTTGGGAAGTACTCTTAATATGTCAGGTGTTTGTAgggatttttgaaaaaaataagtttcttgAGACTGTTATGGTGTTAGAATAAAAAGCacttttctttaatgttttgaaTCTCAGTGGTTTTAACTAGGAATTAGTCCTTATAGCTAGAACTTTCtcttcatttatgtttttgatgtttgATGGTATTTTGGTGCaaaggaaaatatattgaaaaagtaattgcagtaaTTTCGAGAGTACCCTTGAATTGATGATTTAATTTGCCAAGGACCTGTTATTGTGAGAACTTGTGCTTTTGCATCAAAAATTTGGTGGGAACCTAAGGAAATAGGTCATAGTTGAACTTTTGTTATGGAATTTTTCTGAACTGGTTTAATCAAGTGATAAAAGCAATTATCAGCTATAAAGCTGAGAGCTTCATGACTTTTAGTTTTCAATTGGTTTATTTTTGGGCTAATTTTATGACATGTTCTTGATGTATGTAAATACATCATGTTTTGAGACGTACTCAAATTTGAAAGTAATGCCAAGTAATAAGCATGTGTGGGATTTTGGTacgttctttctttttctctttttttttttttttggatatgcaTTCTAATGAAATACTCTGGTGGTTTCAGACTCGCCTTCGTAATGTACAGTTCAGTGTGGCCTGTGCGTGTTTTGTGTTTCCTGCATTGATTTTTGCCTCCGTTTATTCTCTATTGCAGTCTAAAAGTTGGTTTTAATTGGTTGCCCACAGGATTGACTTGGCCTCTACTTCTTGTTAAGAAAATACATCTCTTGTTTTATCAGGTAAGAGATTTTGAATAGAGGGTTTGTTTTTATACAGAATCAAATGAGAGCTtattaaataacatgaaaatatgtgtAGTAACTAAATTGTGTgtgattgttttttcttgttttaaacaaGCTTATctgagggatgggggtgggatggACTGGGTACCATGATGGATGAACAGTTGTTGCTTCCTTTGGTTTTATATGGATGCATTTCTCCTGCTGAATTCCCGGTATATTAGGCAATAAGTAGCTGTTTTGTTCCTCAGTAGCGTTACAAATATAGGCGCTTGTTATTGGTATGGTTATTTAATATTCCTTAGAAGTATAGGTACAGATAATGGGTCATAGGTTTTAGAATACAAATTTTGACTTTAATGGAACTTCAGTGATTGGAATCTAACCCTTTTGTTAAATAACTGAGGTAGGTAGGCTCAAGGTAGCCTGAAATGATTTATCTGTCAAACAGGTACTTAGTAAACAGAATAGCAGatcttatttcatattttttcagaacctaaaacctttttctttttagatggctttatgaataaatttttacTCTACTTTGGTTTAATCCTCAGCCCTTTGTACCTGGTAATTGGGCAGATTTTCAATATCATATTTTCATGTGTAGTTTGTACAGACTTTTCACTAAATCCCTTCTCTCTTAGCAGCAAATGGTTTGAAGACTTACTGTATATGTCACTTCAGccctttgtttaatttttgtattcGTGTGACCATATCAAGTTCCCATTTTTATTGTCCCAATGAAAACTAATACCTTGCTCAAGTTGTTTTGGGTACCTCGATTGCCCATGTTTCCATGTAGTGATTAAATGATTAAGCGTTTTTTGAAGTTGAACAGGAATGCTATCTCAATTTTGCATATAGCCAATATTCTAGAGTCAGTAAAGAATGAGAATTTGATTTAATGACTTGGAACCTTCTTGATGAACTTCCTGATAGACTAAATAGTAAATAAGGAGAAAAGAGTGTTGGTGCGcttatttttcagtattaatttttcttgttgACTCTTGCAAACCAAGTATAAAAACTTCCTCTCTCCGCCCAATTTCTAGTGATTTATAATGGCCTCACAAAGAGCATTTACTGTCCTATGGTTACCAGTCTTTCAGGATTAAATTTAAAGGTGACATGCACGAGAGCAAGAACTATCGAAGCcaaacatacatttctttttggtaCAGCAATCATAACATTGAACTATGATTACAGGTTCTGTTGTTCTGAGTTCTTATTCacacaatatttattaataacattgAAAAACTGCTTTCATAGAGTAATAGAATTCTTAGAGCTTGCAATAGCAAACTGCTTTTCTAATATTctcatttgagaaaataaaaccaaagcccAAATAACTTatttcctcaaggtcacagagccagtttAATaggtttatatttaaaagttgatttttaagATGGCTTGGAAAACACCTTGTGTTGTTGACCACATAAagttcaaattaatattttttcccgTGCCAAGAATTTGTTTTGTATTACTTTACAAAAGACTATCCTTGCATTTACTCTTAGAAGCTGTAAGAACTGAAATACTGAAATTTTACTTAAACCTAGgggaaacttttctttttattagatcATAATGTCATTGTCTAAGGAGATCAGTGAGTACCCAGAAATTCCACAGGAGTTACGTTGAGCTGGATACTATAACAATCACTGAATAAAGTTCATACCCTAGttctttcaaaacaaagcaaaaaccaaaagATACCTTTCTTTCATGATCAGCTCTTCCCTATGGGAAAAACAAGACTTTTTTTTAGTGGAGGGTTTgggaatgaattttaattaaaacagccATAGTGAATGACACTGTAACCAGGTTCTGCTTTTGGGATGATGAGGATAGGTAATTAAGattttggctattttatttagtatttgtgTTGGATTCTTCGTATGTATTAACcttgtttgaaataaataattttttatatatagttttctttaataaataaagctGTAAGGTAGATTAAAGAGTTTTAGGGTGAAATATGGAATCAGTTCTCATTTGAGACTTGAATCTAGtgtaaattattatttgtaattaattttctgtttctgttgggTTTTTGAGATTGAGCTGTATAAAATGACACTGATAATTCTATGAAGTTGTCAGGTTTATAAGGAAGATGCTAAGccagttttaaatattaactttgatGCATCCTTTGCATGTTTTCCCCCTATAGATTGTTAAACTTTGTTTCCTGATTTGACttacacatttcttttaaatcttactGAATAGCGGTCTGAATGATGTCATTGGTGATTTTACTGTCCtatggttgtttttttcctgaaacttGATTCTTGGGATTGAACTTCTAATTGTTTGCAGAATTAATGCCTTTTGGAAGTTGAAATTGTCTAGGTTTTACATTGTAAATGGCACGTGATATTCAGTTTTTAGAATAGCCAAATTTTTAAAACGACATTGCTTGTGATAGTTTGAGGAACTATTTGAGGGCCTAATATGGTAGCTGGTCATTTCTTGTAGCTAAAAATTTTGGTGTGATAAACAGGAGTCTGACCTGGCCATTGCCTTTTCTCATCTGCAGGTGTGTGTGGTTTCAGCGCAGCATGGCTGTGGTCATCCGTTTGCAAGGTCTCCCAATTGTGGCGGGGACCATGGACATTCGCCACTTCTTCTCTGGATTGACCATTCCTGATGGGGGCGTGCATATTGTAGGGGGTGAACTGGGTGAGGCTTTCATCGTTTTTGCCACTGATGAAGATGCAAGGCTTGGTATGATGCGCACAGGTGGTACAATTAAAGGGTCTAAAGTAACACTATTGTTGAGTAGTAAAACAGAAATGCAGAATATGATTGAACTGAGTCGTAGGCGTTTTGAAACAGCCAACTTAGATATACCACCAGCAAATGCTAGTAGATCAGGACCACCACCTAGCTCAGGTATGAGTGGCAGGGTTAACTTGCCGACAACAGTACCCAACTTTAATAATCCTTCACCCAGTGTAGTTACTGCCGCCACTACTGTTcatgaaagcaacaaaaacataCAGACATTTTCCACAGCCAGCATAGGAACGGCTCCTCCAAATATGGGGACTTCCTTTGGGAGCCCAACGTTTAGCTCAACCATTTCGAGCACAGCCTCTCCAATGAACACAGTCCCACCGCCACCAATTCCTCCAATCCCAGCAATGCCATCTTTGCCACCCATGCCGTCTATTCCCCCAATACCAGTTCCTCCTCCGGTACCTACATTGCCTCCCGTGCCTCCTGTGCCCCCAATACCTCCAGTCCCGTCTGTGCCACCCATGACCCCACTGCCACCCATGTCGGGCATGCCACCCCTGAACCCACCACCTGTGGCACCTCTACCTGCTGGAATGAATGGCTCTGGAGCACCTATGAATCTGAACAGTAACCTGAACCCTGTGTTTTTGGGTCCATTGAATCCTGTTAACCCTATCCAGATGAACTCGCAAAGTAGTGTGAAACCACTTCCCATCAACCCTGATGATCTGTATGTCAGTGTGCATGGAATGCCCTTTTCTGCCGTGGAAAATGATGTCAGAGATTTTTTTCATGGGCTCCGTGTTGATGCAGTGCATTTGTTGAAAGATCATGTAGGCCGAAATAACGGGAATGGATTGGTTAAGTTTCTTTCCCCTCAAGATACGTTTGAAGCCTTGAAACGAAACAGAATGCTGATGATTCAACGCTATGTGGAAGTTAGTCCTGCGACCGAAAGACAGTGGGTAGCTGCTGGAGGCCATATCACTTTTAAGCAAAGCATAGGACCCTCTGGACAAACCCACCCCCCTCCTCAGACACTTCCCAGGTCAAAATCGCCCAGTGGGCAGAAAAGGTCAAGGTCAAGATCACCACATGAGCCTGGGTTTTGTGTTTACTTGAAAGGGTTGCCATTTGAAGCCGAAAACAAacatgtcattgatttttttaaaaagctggatATTGTGGAAGATAGTATTTATATCGCTTACGGACCCAATGGGAAAGCAACTGGTGAAGGCTTCGTAGAATTCAGGAATGAGGCTGACTATAAGGCCGCTCTCTCTCGTCATAAACAATACATGGGCAATCGCTTTATTCAAGTTCATCCAATTACTAAGAAAGGTATGTTAGAAAAGATAGATATGATTAGAAAAAGACTGCAGAACTTCAGCTATGACCAGAGAGAAATGATGTTAAATCCCGAGGGGGATGTCAGCTCTACCAAAGTCTGTGCCCACATCACAAATATTCCATTCAGCATTACCAAGATGGATGTTCTTCAGTTCCTGGAAGGAATCCCAGTGGATGAAAATGCTGTACACGTTCTTGTTGATAACAATGGGCAAGGTTTAGGACAGGCATTGGTTcagtttaaaaatgaagatgatgcACGTAAGTCTGAACGCTTACACCGTAAAAAACTTAATGGGAGAGAAGCTTTTGTTCATGTAGTTACTCTACAAGATATGAGAGAGATTGAAAAAAATCCCCCTGCCCAAGGTAAAAAGGGGTTAAAGATGCCTGTGCCAGGTAATCCTGCAGTTCCAGGAATGCCCAGTGCCGGAATGCCCAGTGCTGGAATGCCCAGTGCCGGAATGCCCAATGCCGGAATGCCCAGTGCCGGAATGCCCAGTGCCGGAATGCCCAGTACCGGAATGCCCAGTGCTGGAATGCCCAGTGCCGGAATGCCCAATGTGGGAATGCCCAATGTGGGAATGCCCAATGCGGGAATGCCCAATGCGGGAATGCCGAGTGCAGGAGGTGAAGAGCATGGCTTCCTAACTGTAGGCTCTAAGGAGGCCAATAATGGGCCTCCATTTAACTTTCCTGGTAATTTTGGTGGTCCGAATGCCTTTGGGCCACCACTGCCTCCTCCAGGATTAGGAGGGGGCTTTGGTGACGTTAGACCTGGTATGCCTTCAGTTGGAAATAGTGGTTTGCCTGGTCTAGGACTGGATGTGCCAGGTTTTGGAGGTGGACCAAATAATTTAAGTGGGCCAGGATTTGGAGGGGGGCCTCAGAATTTTGGAAATGGCCCTGGTAGCTTAGGTGGCCCCCCTGGCTTTGGAAGTGGCCCTCCTGGTCTTGGAAATGCCCCTGGCCATTTGAGTGGGCCGCCAGCCtttgggcctgggcctgggcctggcccaaTCCACATTGGTGGTCCCCCTGGCTTTGGGTCTAGTTCTGGAAAACCAGGACCAACAGTAATTAAAGTGCAGAACATGCCCTTCACTGTGTCTATTGACGagattttagatttcttttatgGCTATCAAGTGATCCCAGGCtcagtttgtttaaaatacaatGAGAAAGGTATGCCCACAGGGGAAGCCATGGTGGCCTTTGAATCTCGGGATGAAGCCACAGCTGCTGTTattgacttaaatgacagaccGATAGGCTCAAGGAAAGTAAAACTTGTATTAGGGTAGCTGTTCACATCAATTCTTCATAGGGTAGATCTTCATAGTGCTGTGATTAATGCATCCAGATTGTTTTCCTAGTATTTCCAGGTTAGAACCTGTGGATTGTTTCAATTGCATATAGATTGGATTCCATAATATAGAGCATTGGTTGACCGTTTACAGAAGACTCACTATCAGGATAAACATTGCTGTATGTTACCGTAAAGCTGTctgaaaagaacacaaaaatgatTTTGGCATACCATTAGAGAAATGATTTATAAAACTCAAATGACGACATCAAGCTTATCAAGGAGTCTagattggttttgttttataccATATgggatgaagaaaacagaaatgtcagTAGAGCTTATTAAGGGTGCTCTTGCCAGCTGCTGAAAAATAGAATTTGGTTTAAAGCTGGACAGATTTGCTTTGTTATAGGGTCAAAGCTTTGTCTAAagtcctcattttcttttaaaattgaataaaatctCTGTATACAGATTCACTGTATGTACCTTTATTGCTTCTCGAGGGTTCTTGCTGTATAGACAGTCCTGCTTCTGAAGTTGCTGCTTTGCCTAACTGACTCATCTGTAAATGAGCAgaactgttgttgttgtttttttttaatataaaactacaCTTGGTTTGTGCTATAACCTTGAACTTTGATTTCTAATGTCATACTTAAAACTGTGGAATAAGACTttgccacaaaaataaaatatggagtcCTCTACCTACCAGAGCCTTTTTGGTTTGACCTCTAAGTTTTAGTTCAGTCGGtttaaaaattgttcattttgtttggatgGCATTGAAAACCAGAAACTGCTTTTAATAATCACTGTTTAAGTTGCTTGATTGGAAGTCCTGTCCATGAGGGACTAATGTTCTGGCAATTTCCTTCTGTCCcaaatttatgtgaaattttgGCCTGTAACTAAACAAAGAGGGTCCATTTATAAGAAAGAGCTTTATTACAtcgaggtttttaaaaatgaagttgaaattGTTAGCTTTGGTAGCAATAgtgttacagaattttaaaaaatccataagcTGGTTTGTAGATTGATATGCATTTAATCCTGTTACTTGGAGGCTTTTGGTCTAGTTGTTTGATCAGGAGCCTGTTTACAAAATCTCATACAGAGAAAAAGTACAGCTGCCAGAAGGGAGAGAATTGAGACTCCGTGCCCTTTCATACTCTTTTATTTTGGCATTCAGGACACTAAGGCAGGAGGACCACATGGGTTCTGGTTGGTAAGTGTCCTTGTCATGAAAACATTTGCCTTACAACGTCCTGCCCACTGCCACAAAAGGCTCTGCTTATggttactttttttcttagttaaaaTGCTCTGAAGATGTGTCACATATTATAAACATACGGAATGGGAGATTGGTGAGAtatcatgaaaaacaaattttgtctTTTACCTGGTCCTCTGTCTTAGTTTGAAGCATTCTCAACATTTCCTACAAATGTGCTTGCAAAGGGGTcagccttttaaaagaaatatttcctgttaaaaaaaaaatagtgcctTTTTGGTGTTGCAAATCAGTGGAACACTGAAATACAGCGTCGTGTAATTTAGAGTTAGGAGTGGCAACAGTTTGATTTGTGTGGTAAGATTTGGAAAGCCTTTTCAGCATTACCATCATAGAGGATTGACAGTACAGGATTTTTTGTTTAGGGAAAGGATTGGTTAGACTTTCAAAAAAGACATGGCTGTGTTGTGGGTCTTTTGATAATTCATGATTACAAATTTGCTTTGACAGATCACTAGATATTGCCTCCTCAACTAAAAAAGCAATATGATGTTTGTATATGCTATTCAATTTAAGTTTTCTGTTAAGTAATCATTTCTCATTCCAAGGACAGAGTGCAAAAAACTTCAGCGCTGTTTGGGAGTCTTATTTCAACTGCACATTATTTTCCCCATTGGAAAgctgactttttattttagaaaaatgggtTGTTTGAAGATGAAAGTCTTTTCgtttttcacaatttattttggtTATATGTTCGTacattcttattaaatatttcatatactttattgcaactattttgttatttccaCATCTTAGGTAAATgctgaaaaggaaaatttgatttcattgttcatcaaattaaataaattaagaaaatagtggTTGTGTAGAAATTGGAGAGGACTATGTTTTATATTTGGTTGAATCACAACAGTGCTTTTCTTGTTGTGAAATGTAATTAAATGCTTTGCCCTGTGGAACTTGATTTTTGTGTATCTGAGACTTATTACACATTACATAGTGCTAACTGCTACGCATACTGTTCATCTGGCTCTGGGCATTGGAgtttgaggttttaaaaaattcttgaaaatgtgTTCTGTGAAACGATTCATAGCTCTTTTCCTGCAAATTTTCTCATAAGAACTAGGTTTTGAGTGATAactaatttacattattttcttacttGCTTTGTATGGTATGAAGGATTTGTAAAGCTTTGCTCAAAGTTGTGTGCATTTGTAAACACTatcatattttcaatttcatgTGTAAACTGTATTGTCTACTTTCGTGACTGACATGAATAGAAGAGAATCTTTTccattaggttttatttttctccccctccctgctaaaggtttgggtttttttagttAAAGGATTAGAGAAATctacaaaatgtattttctaagtaAGCAAAGTTGTAAACTTTCTGAACTTTAGTGAAACATTTAGTTCACAAGCAAAATTTGGAAGTATGTCCTGTGTTTACACTGTGGTTTGGATGTACGATTAttagtggcttttttttttttaatgcaacacTGTTACGTGAAATGTAGTTGCTAGCTTTGTTCTCCAAGTTGTCAAAATAATGACAGTGAAAATTCCATTAGGAAACTTGATTCAAAATTTCAGAGAGTAATACTCAGTGTAATTAGGTTGGTCTTTACCCACTGGATGAAAATGTAGGGCAGTGTCTGGAAGTAAGCAAACGACACTTTGGGTGGAAATACCTTGGATAAAAATAAGGATTCATGAAAGCCTTAATCAAACTTCATAGTCCCTTTTATTGGATTTTGTCATTGTTTATTGGTGTGGgtcaagtatttaaaaataaatccactcGTCAATTTCAAGAGCacttaaaaaatgagtaaaggaaatgtaaaattgCTGCTAGTCAAATCTGGAAAG
This region includes:
- the LOC117015888 gene encoding RNA-binding protein 12 isoform X3; the encoded protein is MAVVIRLQGLPIVAGTMDIRHFFSGLTIPDGGVHIVGGELGEAFIVFATDEDARLGMMRTGGTIKGSKVTLLLSSKTEMQNMIELSRRRFETANLDIPPANASRSGPPPSSGMSGRVNLPTTVPNFNNPSPSVVTAATTVHESNKNIQTFSTASIGTAPPNMGTSFGSPTFSSTISSTASPMNTVPPPPIPPIPAMPSLPPMPSIPPIPVPPPVPTLPPVPPVPPIPPVPSVPPMTPLPPMSGMPPLNPPPVAPLPAGMNGSGAPMNLNSNLNPVFLGPLNPVNPIQMNSQSSVKPLPINPDDLYVSVHGMPFSAVENDVRDFFHGLRVDAVHLLKDHVGRNNGNGLVKFLSPQDTFEALKRNRMLMIQRYVEVSPATERQWVAAGGHITFKQSIGPSGQTHPPPQTLPRSKSPSGQKRSRSRSPHEPGFCVYLKGLPFEAENKHVIDFFKKLDIVEDSIYIAYGPNGKATGEGFVEFRNEADYKAALSRHKQYMGNRFIQVHPITKKGMLEKIDMIRKRLQNFSYDQREMMLNPEGDVSSTKVCAHITNIPFSITKMDVLQFLEGIPVDENAVHVLVDNNGQGLGQALVQFKNEDDARKSERLHRKKLNGREAFVHVVTLQDMREIEKNPPAQGKKGLKMPVPGNPAVPGMPSAGMPSAGMPSAGMPNAGMPSAGMPSAGMPSTGMPSAGMPSAGMPNVGMPNVGMPNAGMPNAGMPSAGGEEHGFLTVGSKEANNGPPFNFPGNFGGPNAFGPPLPPPGLGGGFGDVRPGMPSVGNSGLPGLGLDVPGFGGGPNNLSGPGFGGGPQNFGNGPGSLGGPPGFGSGPPGLGNAPGHLSGPPAFGPGPGPGPIHIGGPPGFGSSSGKPGPTVIKVQNMPFTVSIDEILDFFYGYQVIPGSVCLKYNEKGMPTGEAMVAFESRDEATAAVIDLNDRPIGSRKVKLMARCVTSVQLSISCDHLIDKDLGSKSDPLCVLLQDVGGGTWAELGRTERVRNCSSPEFSKTLQLEYHFETVQKLRFGLYDIDNKTPELGDDDFLGGAECSLGQIVSSQILTLPLMLKPGKPAGRGTITVSSQEVKDSRVVTMEVEARNLDKKDFLGKSDPFLEFFRQGDGKWHLAYRSEVIKNNLNPTWKRFSVPFQHFCGGDPSTPIQVRCSDYDSDGSHDLIGTFHTSLAQLQAAPAEFECIHPEKQQKKKSYKNSGTIRVKICQVETEYSFLDYVMGGCQINFTVGVDFTGSNGDPSSPDSLHYLSPTGVNEYLTALWSVGSVVQDYDSDKLFPAFGFGAEVPPDWQVSHEFPLNFNPSNPYCAGIQGIVDAYRQALPQVRLYGPTNFAPIINHVARFAAQAAHQRTASQYFVLLLLTDGAVTDVEATREAVVRASHLPMSLIIVGVGGADFDAMEQLDADGGPLRTRSGEGAARDIVQFVPYRRFQNAPREALAQTVLAEIPMQLVSYFKAQGWAPLKPLPGPAKGPAQAPQA
- the LOC117015888 gene encoding RNA-binding protein 12 isoform X1; this encodes MAVVIRLQGLPIVAGTMDIRHFFSGLTIPDGGVHIVGGELGEAFIVFATDEDARLGMMRTGGTIKGSKVTLLLSSKTEMQNMIELSRRRFETANLDIPPANASRSGPPPSSGMSGRVNLPTTVPNFNNPSPSVVTAATTVHESNKNIQTFSTASIGTAPPNMGTSFGSPTFSSTISSTASPMNTVPPPPIPPIPAMPSLPPMPSIPPIPVPPPVPTLPPVPPVPPIPPVPSVPPMTPLPPMSGMPPLNPPPVAPLPAGMNGSGAPMNLNSNLNPVFLGPLNPVNPIQMNSQSSVKPLPINPDDLYVSVHGMPFSAVENDVRDFFHGLRVDAVHLLKDHVGRNNGNGLVKFLSPQDTFEALKRNRMLMIQRYVEVSPATERQWVAAGGHITFKQSIGPSGQTHPPPQTLPRSKSPSGQKRSRSRSPHEPGFCVYLKGLPFEAENKHVIDFFKKLDIVEDSIYIAYGPNGKATGEGFVEFRNEADYKAALSRHKQYMGNRFIQVHPITKKGMLEKIDMIRKRLQNFSYDQREMMLNPEGDVSSTKVCAHITNIPFSITKMDVLQFLEGIPVDENAVHVLVDNNGQGLGQALVQFKNEDDARKSERLHRKKLNGREAFVHVVTLQDMREIEKNPPAQGKKGLKMPVPGNPAVPGMPSAGMPSAGMPSAGMPNAGMPSAGMPSAGMPSTGMPSAGMPSAGMPNVGMPNVGMPNAGMPNAGMPSAGGEEHGFLTVGSKEANNGPPFNFPGNFGGPNAFGPPLPPPGLGGGFGDVRPGMPSVGNSGLPGLGLDVPGFGGGPNNLSGPGFGGGPQNFGNGPGSLGGPPGFGSGPPGLGNAPGHLSGPPAFGPGPGPGPIHIGGPPGFGSSSGKPGPTVIKVQNMPFTVSIDEILDFFYGYQVIPGSVCLKYNEKGMPTGEAMVAFESRDEATAAVIDLNDRPIGSRKVKLVLG